In Fragaria vesca subsp. vesca unplaced genomic scaffold, FraVesHawaii_1.0 scf0513160_u, whole genome shotgun sequence, a single window of DNA contains:
- the LOC101309608 gene encoding uncharacterized protein LOC101309608, with translation MVIDHIVMFHLLLLLTCFLTHPIASVAHQPTAPTARITVVGAVYCDTCSSNTFSRSSYFLPGVDVVIQCKFRGSSTKASEDMNFSVNKTTNKYGVYKLEIPSVDGVNCLSGVSIKSMCQASLIGSSSKSCNVPGLRTTADEISVKSKQDNICIYSMNALSYRPPKKNLTLCGNRKEEELASSFNSSKFFLPYFPPFYGIPWPPLPQFPFPPLPQFPFPPLPPLPSLPPFPSFPFPPSLPFPFPSLPPFPSPNPLAPNTPPPFNLGDPRTWIPYIPSVFPPPPPPPGFNLRDPRTWIPYIPPSPPNRPQNHNP, from the exons ATGGTTATAGATCATATAGTCATgttccatcttcttcttcttcttacaTGTTTCCTCACTCACCCCATTGCTTCGGTAGCTCATCAACCAACTGCACCAACCGCTCGGATTACCGTCGTAGGAGCGGTTTACTGTGATACTTGTTCAAGCAACACATTTTCCAGAAGCAGCTACTTTCTCCCAG GTGTGGATGTTGTGATACAATGCAAGTTCAGAGGGAGCTCAACCAAAGCCTCAGAGGATATGAATTTCTCAGTgaataaaaccacaaacaaGTATGGGGTGTACAAGCTGGAAATACCTTCAGTTGATGGGGTAAACTGCTTAAGTGGTGTGTCAATTAAGTCAATGTGCCAAGCAAGTTTGATAGGGAGCTCATCCAAAAGTTGCAATGTTCCTGGTTTAAGAACCACAGCAGATGAGATTTCTGTCAAGTCAAAACAAGATAACATCTGTATTTACAGCATGAATGCTCTGAGTTACAGGCCACCAAAGAAGAATCTTACCCTATGTGGAAATAGGAAGGAGGAGGAATTGGCAAGTTCTTTCAATTCCTCCAAGTTTTTTCTCCCATACTTTCCACCATTCTATGGAATCCCTTGGCCTCCTTTGCCTCAATTCCcttttcctcctcttcctcaatTCCCATTCCCTCCTCTTCCACCTCTACCATCTCTGCCCCCATTTCCATCTTTTCCATTCCCTCCATCTTTGCCATTCCCATTCCCAAGTCTCCCTCCTTTTCCATCCCCAAATCCTTTGGCCCCAAACACTCCACCTCCATTTAATTTAGGAGACCCAAGAACTTGGATACCTTACATCCCTTCTGTCtttcctccacctcctcccccACCAGGATTCAATCTCAGAGACCCCAGAACCTGGATACCATATATTCCTCCATCCCCTCCTAACAGGCCTCAAAACCACAACCCATAG
- the LOC101309902 gene encoding glutaredoxin-C1-like has protein sequence MQYQTEHYQAESWGYYMPMRSMHTADPLERVARLASKSAVVIFSLSSCCMCHAVKRLFCGMGVNPTVYELDQDPRGKEIERALMRLLGNSSAVPVVFIGGKLIGAMDRVMASHINGSLVPLLKEAGALWL, from the coding sequence ATGCAATACCAAACGGAGCATTACCAAGCAGAGTCATGGGGGTACTACATGCCGATGAGGAGCATGCACACGGCGGATCCTCTAGAGCGAGTGGCGAGGCTGGCGTCGAAGAGCGCTGTGGTTATATTCAGTTTGAGCAGCTGTTGCATGTGCCACGCCGTGAAGAGGCTCTTCTGCGGAATGGGGGTGAATCCGACGGTGTACGAGCTTGATCAAGACCCGAGAGGAAAGGAGATTGAGAGGGCTCTCATGAGGTTGCTCGGAAACTCATCGGCGGTTCCGGTGGTGTTCATCGGCGGGAAGTTGATAGGTGCCATGGACCGGGTTATGGCTTCCCATATCAATGGGTCCCTGGTGCCACTTCTCAAGGAGGCTGGGGCACTTTGGCTCTGA
- the LOC101310191 gene encoding uncharacterized protein LOC101310191, whose amino-acid sequence MEKTTPAPEKSASFPRQQSGKKNIFSGPTTPRKRYDTIDEEETEEKEVGSDHQDPDVPEISHDEVLEEVDCFLVVLTESAKEKEDNLPEVPGSVETLCKTLDAMIKQYGKGSARFGENEAEDSPFVEAVIRISKVSTILGDIPSNTATAETLNRTSAVLQRAMALLDEEFRNLLNQDESTNNNKRADSNPSSEPSLSNKLTAKLASFNNHNNNDPDRKPAEATEPDPLEEFPSFSPESIATMTKIATCMIASGYENECCMVYSLSRRNAFKSALNDLGYENISIDDVQRMQWEALEGEIATWISAVKTCSTVLFPGERKLCDAVFDGHPAIADDLFCNLARTVVVQLFNFADAVVLTKRSAEKLFKILDMYECLRELVPAIKGFYSEENAKDLIFDAEAAKNRLGEAAVSIFCDLENSIKSDNGKTPVPSGAVHPLTRYVMNYLKYACEYKDSLEEVFQQNHDTQESNGSNTPGTTPSWSPFQLQLITVMDMLDANLDMKSKLYRDSSLRYIFLMNNGRYIMQKVKGSTEIHELMGNTWCRKRSTDLRGYHKNYQRDTWGKVLQCLNHEGLMLNGKVSKPVLKERFKSFNTLFDEIHKTQSTWVVSDEQLQSELRVSVSAVMIPAYRAFWGRFKQHLDSGRQTEKYIRYQPEDIENMIDDLFDGNPVSMVRRR is encoded by the coding sequence ATGGAGAAAACCACACCGGCGCCTGAAAAGTCCGCGAGTTTTCCTAGACAACAATCCGGCAAAAAGAACATCTTTTCAGGCCCCACCACTCCAAGAAAACGCTATGACACCATCGACGAAGAGGagacagaagagaaagaagttgGCTCCGATCACCAAGACCCTGATGTCCCCGAGATAAGCCACGATGAAGTACTAGAAGAAGTCGATTGCTTCTTGGTTGTCTTGACCGAATcagccaaagaaaaagaagacaacCTGCCAGAGGTTCCCGGCTCGGTGGAGACGCTCTGCAAAACCCTAGACGCCATGATAAAGCAATACGGCAAAGGCTCGGCGAGGTTTGGCGAAAACGAGGCCGAAGACTCGCCTTTCGTGGAGGCGGTGATTCGGATATCGAAGGTCTCGACCATTTTAGGGGATATCCCTTCCAACACTGCAACGGCGGAGACGTTGAACCGGACTAGTGCAGTTCTGCAGCGTGCCATGGCCTTATTGGACGAAGAATTTCGCAACCTTCTGAATCAAGATGAGAGTACTAATAATAACAAGAGAGCAGACTCCAACCCTAGCTCAGAGCCAAGCTTGTCTAACAAGTTAACGGCCAAGCTAGCCTCCTTCAACAACCATAACAACAATGATCCGGATCGGAAGCCAGCCGAGGCAACTGAACCGGATCCATTGGAAGAGTTCCCGTCGTTTTCGCCGGAGAGCATCGCCACCATGACAAAAATAGCCACCTGTATGATCGCCTCAGGATACGAGAACGAGTGTTGCATGGTTTACAGCCTTTCACGACGAAATGCATTCAAATCGGCGCTCAACGATCTCGGATACGAAAACATCAGCATTGACGATGTCCAGCGAATGCAATGGGAAGCTCTCGAAGGAGAGATCGCCACGTGGATCAGCGCCGTCAAGACTTGCTCTACCGTTCTCTTTCCCGGAGAGAGGAAGCTCTGCGACGCCGTCTTCGATGGCCACCCTGCCATAGCTGACGACTTGTTCTGCAACCTGGCGCGCACTGTGGTCGTCCAGCTCTTTAACTTCGCCGATGCCGTAGTGCTGACGAAGCGGTCGGCTGAGAAGCTGTTCAAAATATTGGACATGTATGAGTGCCTCCGGGAGCTGGTCCCGGCTATTAAAGGCTTCTATTCAGAGGAGAATGCCAAGGACCTGATCTTTGATGCCGAGGCGGCGAAGAACCGTCTCGGCGAAGCAGCCGTGAGCATATTCTGTGATCTAGAGAATTCTATCAAGTCCGATAACGGAAAAACACCGGTTCCAAGCGGCGCGGTTCACCCCTTGACACGTTACGTCATGAATTATCTAAAATATGCTTGTGAGTACAAGGATTCACTGGAAGAGGTGTTTCAGCAAAACCATGACACACAAGAAAGCAACGGCAGTAACACCCCCGGAACGACGCCGTCCTGGTCGCCGTTTCAGTTGCAGTTGATTACCGTAATGGACATGTTGGACGCGAATTTGGACATGAAGTCTAAGCTGTATAGGGACTCGTCGTTACGGTACATTTTCTTGATGAACAACGGGAGGTACATTATGCAAAAGGTTAAGGGTTCTACTGAGATTCACGAATTGATGGGAAATACGTGGTGTAGAAAGAGGTCGACGGACTTGAGAGGGTACCATAAGAATTACCAGAGGGACACATGGGGAAAGGTCTTGCAGTGCCTCAACCATGAGGGTTTGATGTTGAACGGAAAGGTGTCGAAGCCTGTGCTGAAGGAGAGGTTCAAGAGCTTCAATACACTGTTTGATGAGATACACAAGACGCAGAGCACGTGGGTTGTGAGCGACGAGCAGCTTCAGTCGGAGCTTAGGGTTTCGGTGTCAGCTGTGATGATTCCGGCGTACAGGGCTTTCTGGGGGAGGTTCAAGCAGCACTTGGATTCCGGGAGGCAAACGGAGAAGTATATAAGGTACCAACCGGAAGATATTGAGAATATGATTGATGACTTGTTTGATGGGAACCCTGTTTCTATGGTGAGAAGGAGATGA
- the LOC101294724 gene encoding serine/threonine-protein kinase PBS1-like — MGCFPCFDSKEEEKLNPEKESDDRKQGQPTVSSNISRLPSGVDRLRSRSNGGSRRVDVGSKMPDPKDVVPGGQIAAQTFTFRELATATKNFRPESFIGEGGFGRVYKGRLESTGQIVAVKQLDRNGLQGNREFLVEVLMLSLLHHTNLVNLIGYCADGDQRLLVYEFMPLGSLEDHLHDVPLDKEVLDWNTRMKIAAGAAKGLEYLHDKANPPVIYRDFKSSNILLEEGFHPKLSDFGLAKLGPTGDKSHVSTRVMGTYGYCAPEYAMTGQLTVKSDVYSFGVVFLELITGRKAIDSTRSHGEQNLVTWARPLFNDRRKFSKLADPRLQGRYPMRGLYQALAVASMCIQEQAATRPLIGDVVTALSYLANQAYDPTAASGHGHRSSGEKDERRRDERGGRILKNEEGGGSGRKWPDLDGGSEKDDSPKETARMLNRDLDRERAVAEAKMWGENWREKRRQSAQGSFDGTNL; from the exons ATGGGGTGTTTTCCGTGTTTTGATTCcaaagaggaggagaagctGAATCCGGAGAAAGAAAGCGATGATCGGAAGCAGGGTCAACCGACGGTGTCTTCTAACATTTCCAGATTGCCTTCCG GAGTTGACAGACTGAGATCAAGAAGCAATGGGGGGTCAAGAAGGGTTGATGTAGGGTCCAAAATGCCTGATCCCAAGGATGTAGTACCTGGGGGCCAAATTGCGGCCCAAACTTTCACTTTTCGTGAGCTTGCTACTGCAACAAAAAATTTTAGACCCGAGTCTTTCATAGGAGAAGGGGGTTTTGGGCGTGTATACAAGGGGCGACTCGAGAGCACCGGTCAA ATTGTTGCTGTTAAGCAATTGGATAGGAACGGGCTTCAGGGAAATAGAGAATTTCTAGTCGAGGTTCTCATGCTAAGTCTTTTACATCATACAAACCTGGTGAACCTGATTGGATACTGTGCAGATGGAGATCAAAGGCTTCTTGTTTATGAGTTTATGCCCTTAGGATCATTGGAAGATCACCTTCATG ATGTTCCTCTAGATAAAGAAGTATTGGATTGGAACACAAGAATGAAAATAGCTGCTGGTGCAGCCAAAGGATTGGAATACCTACATGACAAGGCAAACCCTCCAGTTATATACAGGGacttcaaatcatcaaatatATTACTGGAAGAAGGATTTCACCCTAAGCTTTCAGATTTTGGGCTTGCAAAGCTTGGTCCTACTGGAGACAAGTCACATGTTTCTACCCGGGTTATGGGCACTTATGGTTATTGTGCTCCAGAGTATGCAATGACAGGACAATTGACAGTGAAGTCGGATGTCTACAGCTTTGGGGTGGTGTTTTTGGAGCTGATTACTGGCCGTAAAGCCATTGATAGCACTAGATCCCATGGGGAACAGAACCTTGTCACTtgg GCACGTCCCTTGTTCAATGATCGCAggaagttttcaaaattggcAGATCCGAGACTGCAGGGGCGGTATCCAATGAGGGGTCTCTACCAAGCTCTTGCTGTGGCATCCATGTGCATTCAGGAACAAGCGGCCACACGTCCTCTGATTGGGGATGTGGTTACTGCTCTATCTTATCTAGCCAACCAGGCATATGACCCTACTGCTGCATCAGGGCATGGTCATAGAAGTTCTGGAGAAAAGGATGAGAGACGAAGAGATGAGAGAGGTGGAAGGATATTGAAGAATGAGGAAGGGGGAGGATCTGGACGCAAATGGCCAGATTTAGATGGTGGGTCTGAGAAGGATGATTCCCCAAAGGAAACTGCAAGGATGTTAAACCGGGATTTGGATAGAGAACGGGCTGTTGCTGAGGCCAAGATGTGGGGTGAGAATTGGCGAGAGAAGAGACGACAGAGTGCACAAGGCAGTTTTGACGGTACTAATTTGTAG
- the LOC101295010 gene encoding bidirectional sugar transporter SWEET15-like produces MAAVADAHHPWAFTFGILGNLISFMVYLAPVPTFYRIFKKKSTEGFQSVPYLVALFSATLWLYYAMLKQNAVLLITINTFGSVIETLYIAMYIVYATKASRKFTIKLLGFMNLGLFSLILVILQYAFHSEYRAPVLGWINVAISVCVFAAPLSIVAHVIRTKSVEFMPFSLSFFLTLSAVMWFAYGLFLKDICIALPNVLGFILGLLQMLLYAIYRNRKPVIFDPEDKLRAPEQMKSIVILSTIPTSEVHPVDAKHCDGNDGEDVDGKDGNKEGDGDEHEKCVVVLVDMDASGELQLKSDEPCVE; encoded by the exons ATGGCAGCTGTAGCAGACGCTCATCATCCCTGGGCCTTTACATTTGGGATATTAG GTAATCTGATTTCCTTCATGGTTTACTTAGCCCCTGT GCCGACGTTTTACCGGATCTTCAAAAAGAAATCGACTGAAGGTTTCCAATCGGTGCCATATCTGGTAGCGCTGTTTAGTGCCACGCTTTGGCTTTACTATGCCATGCTGAAACAAAACGCTGTGCTGCTCATCACAATCAACACTTTCGGAAGTGTGATAGAGACTCTGTACATCGCCATGTACATTGTTTATGCAACCAAGGCTTCAAGG AAATTCACTATCAAGTTACTCGGGTTCATGAACTTGGGACTCTTCTCCTTGATCCTTGTCATTTTACAGTATGCATTTCATAGTGAATACCGTGCCCCGGTTCTTGGATGGATCAACGTTGCCATTTCCGTTTGTGTTTTCGCTGCGCCGTTGAGTATTGTG GCACATGTAATCCGCACAAAAAGTGTTGAATTCATGCCATTCAGTTTATCATTCTTCCTTACTTTGAGTGCCGTGATGTGGTTTGCCTATGGATTGTTCCTCAAGGACATATGCATAGCA CTTCCAAACGTGTTAGGTTTTATCTTGGGTCTCCTTCAGATGCTGCTCTACGCCATATACAGAAACCGCAAGCCTGTCATATTTGATCCGGAGGACAAGCTCCGGGCGCCGGAACAAATGAAAAGTATTGTGATTCTGAGCACTATCCCAACTTCCGAAGTTCATCCGGTGGATGCTAAGCATTGCGATGGCAATGACGGCGAAGACGTGGACGGAAAAGATGGAAATAAGGAGGGTGATGGTGATGAACATGAGAAGTGCGTGGTGGTGCTGGTAGACATGGATGCATCAGGTGAGCTTCAACTGAAGTCTGATGAACCATGTGTAGAGTGA
- the LOC101295299 gene encoding delta(3,5)-Delta(2,4)-dienoyl-CoA isomerase, mitochondrial-like: MEKYQTLEIAQKNPNSPVFYLYLNRPNHRNALSRAFFTEFPKALSSLDQNPDANVIILTGAGDHFCAGIDLNNLSSIAAESVSGDRGRDGERLRRAIKLMQDAITAIERCRKPVIAAVQGACIGGGIDIITACDIRYCSKDAFFSVKEVDLAITADLGTLQRLPSIVGYGHALELALTGRRFSGQEAKELGLVSGVFGSKQELENGVRLVAEGMAAKSPLAVTGTKAVLQRSREMSVEQGLDYVATWNSAMLLSDDLTEAISAHMQKRKPVFAKL, translated from the exons ATGGAGAAGTaccaaaccctagaaattgctcagaaaaaccctaactcCCCAGTCTTCTACCTCTACCTCAATCGCCCCAACCACCGTAACGCCCTATCACGCGCCTTCTTCACCGAATTCCCCAAAGCCCTCTCCTCCCTCGACCAAAACCCCGACGCCAACGTCATCATCCTCACCGGCGCCGGAGACCACTTCTGCGCCGGAATCGACCTCAACAACCTATCCTCGATCGCCGCGGAATCCGTCTCCGGAGACCGCGGCCGCGACGGTGAGAGGCTCCGGCGAGCGATCAAGCTCATGCAGGACGCCATCACCGCCATCGAGCGGTGCCGGAAGCCGGTGATCGCCGCCGTCCAAGGCGCGTGCATCGGCGGTGGGATCGATATTATCACCGCCTGTGACATAAGGTACTGCAGCAAGGACGCGTTCTTCTCGGTCAAAGAGGTTGACCTGGCCATCACCGCCGACCTTGGAACGCTGCAGCGGCTGCCCAGTATAGTCGGGTACGGCCACGCGCTTGAGCTGGCGTTAACGGGTCGGAGGTTCTCGGGTCAGGAGGCCAAGGAGCTGGGCCTGGTCTCTGGAGTATTCGGGTCGAAGCAGGAGCTGGAGAACGGCGTACGACTCGTCGCAGAGG GAATGGCTGCAAAGTCGCCGTTGGCAGTGACGGGGACGAAGGCGGTGTTGCAGAGGAGCAGGGAGATGAGTGTGGAGCAGGGATTGGACTACGTCGCCACGTGGAATTCGGCAATGCTGTTATCCGATGACTTAACGGAAGCGATTTCTGCTCACATGCAGAAAAGAAAGCCGGTGTTTGCCAAGCTCTGA